One genomic region from Rosa rugosa chromosome 1, drRosRugo1.1, whole genome shotgun sequence encodes:
- the LOC133743674 gene encoding uncharacterized protein LOC133743674, with amino-acid sequence MDYIIHSKAIKFLLSISVFSILFSQSSLISFLVHFSNAFISSPSVRLFSYTFDKNYMFLLCNGLLVFIVKNSGLIGTSPSGSNLINDEDDVKINGETREVGVVKLTETNAQKAEEDQVINVETEQVQEEEKRFLITEEEEECRNGIVTVEDHDEFEEEEEEECRNGIVIVEDHNEFEEEGEEEVGYLSKEELNKKCDEFIRKVREGIKLEVQQSMIMVSCQ; translated from the coding sequence atggaTTATATCATTCATAGCAAAGCCATCAAGTTTTTGCTTTCAATCTCTGTCTTTTCAATCTTGTTCTCTCAGTCTTCTctaatttcttttcttgttcattTCTCCAATGCCTTCATATCTTCACCTTCTGTGAGACTGTTCAGCTACACTTTTGACAAGAACTACATGTTCCTGCTTTGCAATGGACTCCTGGTGTTCATTGTGAAGAATTCTGGTCTTATTGGGACTTCTCCATCGGGGTCTAATCTCAtcaatgatgaagatgatgtgaAGATCAATGGCGAAACCCGGGAAGTTGGAGTGGTCAAGTTGACAGAAACAAATGCACAAAAGGCAGAGGAAGATCAAGTTATCAATGTAGAAACTGAACAAGtgcaagaagaagagaaaaggttCTTGattacagaagaagaagaagaatgcaGAAATGGAATAGTCACTGTGGAAGATCATGAtgaatttgaagaagaagaagaagaagaatgcaGAAATGGAATAGTCATTGTGGAAGATCATAAtgaatttgaagaagaaggagaagaagaagttggGTATCTGAGTAAAGAAGAGTTGAACAAGAAATGCGATGAGTTTATAAGAAAAGTCAGAGAAGGGATTAAACTTGAAGTCCAACAATCTATGATCATGGTTTCATGTCAGTGA
- the LOC133732131 gene encoding transcriptional adapter ADA2-like → MGRSRAVAQSAAGDSNQSRGKRKRTASGAELAENGSTAQKGLAQELSEPKGAFYHCNYCQKDISGKIRIKCGVCPDFDLCIECFSVGVEVTPHKCNHPYRVMGLMFCFTSDGASGAGKKASNKLQIKDEPKVTKVEESQRSIGEKKLRSLVEEGPSVTELSGYNYKRQEFEIEYDNDAEQILADMEFLDTDTDRDRELKLRVLHVYGKRLDERKRRKDFILERNLLHPDPLEKNLSPEVREIYQRFKVFMRFHSNEDHKELLKSIIEEQQIVKRILDLQEARAAGCRTAAEASKYLEQKRKNESEESLQKIKENSQAGASGKVLQQISPRGAVRGSALLHPGIKDLPLTTQPIPNPLDDWDISGLAGANLLSETDKRLCCELRILPSHYLHMLQTISTEISSGNVKKKSDAHSLFKVEPSKVDRVYDMVIRKGLTLA, encoded by the exons ATGGGTCGGTCCCGGGCAGTTGCGCAATCCGCTGCCGGCGATTCCAATCAAAG TAGAGGTAAAAGAAAGAGAACAGCTTCAGGTGCAGAACTAGCTGAGAATGGTAGTACAGCTCAGAAAGGTTTAGCCCAGGAGCTTAGCGAACCCAAAGGGGCTTTTTACCATTGTAATTATTGCCAGAAAGATATATCTGGGAAGATACGTATAAAATGTGGGGTGTGTCCAGATTTTGATCTTTGCATTGAGTGCTTCTCTGTTGGAGTTGAGGTTACACCTCACAAATGTAATCATCCATATAGGGTTATG GGACTAATGTTTTGTTTTACATCAGATGGTGCATCTGGAGCTGGAAAGAAGGCCTCCAATAAACTTCAGATTAAGGATGAACCTAAAGTCACTAAAGTGGAAG AATCTCAGCGGAGCATTGGAGAGAAAAAACTAAGGAGTTTAGTGGAGGAGGGACCTTCTGTGACAGAATTGAGTGGCTATAATTACAAGAGGCAAGAGTTTGAAATTGAATACGATAATGATGCTGAGCAGATACTAGCAGATATGGAATTTCTCGATACTGACACTGATCGTGACCGTGAATTAAAACTACGAGTTCTGCATGTCTACGGAAAAAG GCTTGATGAGAGGAAACGCAGGAAGGATTTCATACTAGAAAGAAATCTGCTTCATCCTGATCCATTGGAAAAGAACCTCTCACCGGAAGTGAGAGAAATATACCAGCGCTTCAAGGTCTTCATGCGGTTCCACTCAAATGAAGACCACAAGGAGTTGCTTAAGAGTATCATTGAGGAACAACAAATTGTCAAAAGAATTCTAGATCTTCAG GAGGCTCGAGCTGCAGGTTGTAGAACAGCCGCCGAGGCAAGTAAATATCTTgagcagaaaagaaagaatgagAGTGAAGAAAGTTTGCAAAAGATTAAGGAAAACTCTCAGGCTGGTGCAAGTGGTAAAGTCTTGCAGCAGATCAGTCCTCGGGGAGCCGTTAGGGGATCAGCACTTCTGCATCCTGGCATCAAGGACTTACCATTAACTACGCAACCTATTCCAAACCCCTTGGATGATTGGGATATCAGCGGACTAGCGGGAGCTAACTTACTCTCTGAAACC GACAAAAGGCTTTGCTGCGAGTTAAGAATCCTACCATCCCATTATCTACACATGCTCCAAACCATCTCGACAGAGATTTCAAGCGGGAATGTGAAGAAGAAATCCGACGCCCACAGCCTCTTCAAGGTTGAGCCAAGCAAAGTCGATAGAGTTTACGATATGGTAATTCGAAAGGGACTAACCCTAGCATAG
- the LOC133725884 gene encoding pentatricopeptide repeat-containing protein At4g26680, mitochondrial, with translation MNKLPFRQVSILPNSIAKEPTFTKPSVSVNLETKNWNPIPIPHRTIPEPKGQDLDFVNVVNSHLIHSDWAKLDSLANGLTAFRVKHILLKIQKDYVLSLEFFNWVGTHKPTSHTLETHSMILHILTKYRKFKSAESILRKILVPGSIDLPPKLFEAILYSYRLCDSSPRVFDSLFKTFAHMKKFRNATDTFCRMKDYGFYPTVESCNAYVSSLLDLHRADVALAFYREMRRCRISPNVYTLNMVMCAYCRVGKLENAVEVLEKMESMGFSPTIVSYNTLIAGHCDKGLLSSAVKFKNLMVKNGLHPNVVTFNTLIDGFCKQGKLPEANRIFSEMKALNVAPNTVTYNTMINGYGQAGNGEMGSRLFEEMSKDRVSTDILTYNGLILGLCKEGKTKKAAYLVKELDRKNFVPNASTFSALVGGQCVRKNSDRAFLLYKSMVRSGYHPNEHTFKMLLSSFCNNRDFDGAVEVLREMFERNFVPDSGILSDLCLGLQRCGKEKWVELLCTEMEARRLIPQGFDMAKIICCVEENDNLTD, from the coding sequence ATGAATAAACTCCCATTTCGTCAAGTTTCAATCTTGCCCAATTCAATTGCTAAAGAACCCACCTTTACAAAACCCTCTGTTTCTGTGAATTTGGAAACAAAGAATTGGAATCCAATTCCTATTCCCCACAGAACAATTCCTGAACCCAAAGGCCAAGACCTTGATTTTGTTAATGTTGTAAACAGCCATTTGATTCACTCTGACTGGGCTAAGCTTGATTCCTTAGCCAATGGTCTGACTGCTTTCAGAGTGAAACATATTTTGCTGAAAATTCAGAAGGATTATGTTCTTTCTCTTGAGTTTTTCAACTGGGTTGGAACTCACAAACCCACTTCACATACCCTCGAAACACACTCCATGATCCTCCACATTCTCACCAAGTATCGAAAATTTAAGTCTGCAGAGTCGATTTTGAGAAAGATTCTTGTGCCAGGGTCCATAGACTTGCCCCCCAAGCTGTTTGAAGCGATACTGTATTCGTACCGCTTGTGTGATTCCTCTCCTCGGGTTTTTGATTCGCTTTTCAAGACGTTTGCGCATATGAAGAAGTTTAGGAATGCCACAGACACGTTTTGTAGAATGAAGGATTACGGGTTTTACCCGACGGTTGAGTCATGCAATGCGTATGTGAGCTCATTGCTTGATTTACATAGAGCTGATGTTGCTTTGGCATTCTACAGAGAAATGAGGCGTTGTCGAATTTCACCCAATGTTTATACTCTTAATATGGTTATGTGTGCTTATTGTAGAGTGGGAAAATTAGAGAATGCTGTTGAAGTCCTTGAGAAGATGGAGAGCATGGGTTTCAGTCCTACCATTGTGTCATATAATACACTTATTGCAGGACATTGCGATAAGGGTCTTCTGAGTTCCGCTGTGAAGTTCAAAAACTTGATGGTGAAGAATGGATTGCACCCGAATGTGGTAACTTTTAACACACTCATTGATGGGTTTTGTAAGCAAGGAAAACTACCAGAAGCAAATAGAATTTTTAGTGAGATGAAAGCCCTGAATGTGGCTCCTAATACAGTAACCTATAATACCATGATAAATGGGTATGGTCAAGCAGGTAATGGTGAGATGGGCAGTAGGCTTTTTGAGGAGATGTCAAAGGACCGAGTCAGCACTGATATTCTGACTTATAATGGATTGATTTTGGGACTATGCAAGGAGGGTAAGACAAAGAAAGCTGCGTATCTGGTAAAAGAGCTTGACAGAAAGAACTTTGTCCCAAATGCCTCAACCTTTTCTGCGCTTGTTGGTGGGCAGTGTGTGAGAAAGAACTCAGATCGTGCCTTTCTGTTGTACAAGAGCATGGTTAGGAGTGGCTATCATCCCAATGAACATACTTTTAAGATGTTGTTGTCTAGCTTCTGCAATAATAGGGATTTTGATGGAGCAGTTGAAGTCTTGAGAGAAATGTTTGAGAGAAATTTTGTTCCTGATTCAGGCATATTATCTGATCTATGTCTGGGACTTCAACGctgtggaaaagaaaaatgggtaGAATTGCTATGCACTGAGATGGAAGCTAGACGCCTCATTCCTCAAGGTTTTGACATGGCGAAGATTATCTGCTGTGTAGAAGAGAATGATAACTTAACAGATTAG
- the LOC133725882 gene encoding glucose-6-phosphate 1-dehydrogenase, chloroplastic-like isoform X1, with protein MAAHLSPCSSSSALFTPSSLKNKTTHFTKFITLIREGHSSRWVSQIRPRNRFQLKSSNGHPLNALSFHGDGNSVGQEQFEPGGKEGTFPVLDSKNVGSKLSITVVGASGDLAKKKIFPALFALYYEDCLPEDFTVFGFARTKMTDEELRNMISRTLTCRIDKRANCEDKMDQFLKRCFYHSGLYNSEQSFAELDIKLKEKEAGRKSNRLFYLSIPPNIFVDVVRCASLRASSENGWTRLIVEKPFGRDSESSAELTRCLKQYLAEDQIFRIDHYLGKELVENLSVLRFSNLVFEPVWSRNYIRNVQLIFSEDFGTEGRGGYFDKYGIIRDIMQNHLLQILALFAMETPVSLDAEDIRNEKVKVLRSMRPLQLEDVVVGQYKGHSKGSKSFPAYIDDPTVPNDSLTPTFAAAALFIDNARWDGVPFLMKAGKALHTKRAEIRVQFRHVPGNLYKRNFGTDLDKATNELVLRVQPDEAIYLKINNKVPGLGMRLDRSNLNLLYSARYPREIPDAYERLLLDAIEGERRLFIRSDELDAAWSLFTPLLNELEQKKIVPELYPYGSRGPVGPHYLAAKHNVRWGDLGDEDS; from the exons ATGGCTGCCCACCTGAGTCCTTGTTCGTCTTCTTCAGCCTTATTCACACCCTCTTCACTCAAGAACAAGACTACCCACTTCACCAAGTTCATCACTTTGATAAGAGAAGGTCATTCCTCCAGATGGGTCTCTCAGATTCGCCCCAGAAATCGGTTTCAGCTCAAATCCTCAAATGGGCATCCACTCAATGCCCTGTCTTTTCATGGCG ATGGAAATTCTGTGGGCCAAGAACAATTTGAGCCTGGTGGCAAAGAGGGTACCTTTCCTGTCTTAGATTCGAAAAATGTGGGATCTAAGTTGAGCATAACTGTTGTTGGTGCTTCTGGAGACCTTGCCAAGAAGAAGATATTCCCAGCACTTTTTGCTCTTTATTATGAAGATTGTCTACCTGAG GATTTTACAGTCTTTGGTTTTGCTCGAACTAAAATGACTGATGAAGAGCTAAGGAACATGATCAGCAGAACCTTGACTTGCAGAATAGATAAGAG GGCAAATTGTGAGGACAAAATGGACCAGTTCTTGAAAAGATGCTTTTACCATTCTGGTCTGTATAATTCTGAGCAGAGTTTTGCAGAATTGGACATCAAGCTGAAAGAGAAGGAG GCTGGAAGAAAGTCAAATAGGCTGTTTTACTTATCAATACCTCCAAACATATTTGTGGATGTGGTGAGATGTGCTAGTCTTAGAGCTTCTTCAGAAAATGGGTGGACCAGGCTCATTGTTGAGAAGCCATTTGGTCGTGACTCTGAATCATCTGCGGAGCTAACCAGATGTTTAAAGCAGTACCTTGCTGAAGACCAGATATTTAG GATTGACCATTACTTGGGGAAGGAGCTTGTCGAGAATCTATCAGTGCTTCGCTTCTCAAATCTTGTTTTTGAGCCTGTCTGGTCACGTAACTACATTCGCAATGTGCAACTGATCTTTTCTGAAGATTTTGGCACAGAGGGAAGAGGGGG ATATTTTGATAAGTACGGAATCATACGGGACATAATGCAAAATCATCTTCTGCAAATACTAGCACTGTTTGCGATGGAAACACCGGTCAGCTTAGATGCTGAGGACATCAGGAATGAAAAG GTAAAGGTTCTAAGATCAATGAGGCCACTGCAGCTTGAAGATGTAGTTGTTGGCCAGTATAAGGGCCACAGCAAGGGCAGTAAATCTTTTCCTGCTTATATAGATGACCCAACTGTGCCAAACGACAGTCTCACCCCTACATTTGCAGCAGCAGCTCTCTTTATTGATAATGCCAGATGGGATGGAGTTCCTTTCCTGATGAAAGCAGGAAAGGCCCTCCATACCAAGCG AGCAGAGATCAGAGTTCAATTTAGACATGTCCCAGGTAACTTGTACAAGCGGAATTTTGGAACTGATTTAGATAAGGCGACAAATGAGCTTGTGCTCCGTGTACAACCCGATGAAGCCATATATTTGAAGATCAACAACAAAGTCCCTGGTCTTGGAATGAGACTAGATCGAAGCAACCTAAATTTGCTTTATTCAGCTAG GTATCCAAGAGAAATACCAGATGCATACGAGAGGCTACTGTTAGATGCAATTGAAGGGGAACGAAGGTTGTTCATAAGAAGTGATGAGCTCGATGCTGCTTGGTCACTATTCACACCATTGTTGAATGAGCTTGAACAGAAGAAGATTGTTCCTGAGCTGTACCCCTACGGTAGCAGAGGGCCAGTAGGACCTCATTATCTTGCTGCAAAGCACAATGTTAGATGGGGAGATCTCGGAGACGAGGATTCGTGA
- the LOC133743680 gene encoding LOW QUALITY PROTEIN: transcriptional regulator STERILE APETALA (The sequence of the model RefSeq protein was modified relative to this genomic sequence to represent the inferred CDS: inserted 2 bases in 1 codon), translating into MSSSSSSSPSSSSPSTSEFDSGNAAGTSTVRQRRGDFEGPSSSRRRAVSEVWPEPFLEALAAQVAIAASRNIGRLAAAAALANVFQVCSTWRAVSRSDLLWRRLTRRIWGRTRLLQDTWRDEYVYWHRTARNFRTRRYAHTILYFDPSDVDDPDGLTCRCLTLSDNYLACGFADGAVRLFDLATRLHVSTYRPHHRDRLGRFSRAVTGIVISNSRLTFATLDGDIHVADVPGPPITRRAHLGQVMNDGVLVDFTGCGRWWVGLYAGVPGRAIHIWDSNTEELVFVGGELTEPEAVVGWHMLTEMTGFVGRVRVTTQETAVACTSARVIVFDLRNRGEVLAEEQXRGIVVTATDVSDAAYVVVGNRGLARVRRADTSEELCRFTVRGAGQMGAMGCMNSGYALMCAGGVIRVWEVERGEELYTFWENVGAVNAFVCDERHVAAWGSDATLHLWDFGGQE; encoded by the exons atgtcttcttcttcatcatcatcaccatcatcttcatcaCCTTCCACATCTGAATTTGATAGTGGCAATGCGGCTGGTACTAGCACCGTACGACAAAGAAGGGGTGATTTTGAAGGGCCATCATCTTCGAGACGACGTGCCGTCAGTGAGGTCTGGCCGGAGCCTTTCCTCGAAGCCCTCGCGGCCCAAGTCGCCATTGCCGCTTCTCGCAACATTGGCCGCCTCGCCGCAGCTGCTGCACTCGCCAATGTCTTCCAG GTCTGCTCCACGTGGCGCGCCGTTTCCCGCTCGGACCTGCTCTGGCGCCGTCTCACTCGCCGGATTTGGGGCCGGACTCGCCTCCTCCAGGACACGTGGCGCGACGAGTACGTCTACTGGCATCGTACGGCTAGAAACTTCCGGACAAGGAGGTATGCGCACACGATACTCTACTTTGACCCGTCTGACGTGGACGATCCGGATGGACTGACTTGCCGGTGCCTGACTCTCTCCGACAACTACCTCGCCTGCGGCTTCGCGGACGGCGCCGTCCGACTCTTCGACCTCGCCACGCGCCTCCACGTCAGCACGTACCGGCCCCACCACCGCGACAGGTTGGGCCGATTTTCCCGGGCCGTTACGGGGATCGTCATCAGCAATTCTCGGCTCACTTTCGCCACCCTGGACGGTGACATCCACGTGGCGGACGTGCCCGGCCCTCCAATCACGCGGAGGGCCCACTTAGGCCAAGTGATGAACGACGGCGTGTTGGTGGACTTTACCGGCTGCGGGAGGTGGTGGGTGGGTCTGTACGCCGGCGTTCCGGGTCGGGCCATCCACATCTGGGACAGTAACACGGAAGAGCTCGTCTTCGTGGGCGGGGAGTTGACCGAGCCGGAAGCGGTGGTGGGCTGGCACATGCTGACCGAGATGACCGGGTTCGTGGGCCGGGTCCGGGTCACGACCCAAGAGACCGCCGTGGCGTGCACGAGCGCGCGAGTCATCGTCTTCGATTTGCGGAACCGAGGAGAGGTCCTGGCGGAGGAGCA TAGAGGAATCGTCGTGACGGCGACCGACGTCAGCGACGCGGCGTACGTTGTCGTCGGAAACAGGGGACTGGCTAGGGTGCGCCGGGCGGACACGTCGGAGGAGCTGTGCAGGTTCACGGTGAGAGGCGCCGGGCAGATGGGGGCGATGGGTTGCATGAACAGCGGGTACGCGCTGATGTGCGCCGGCGGGGTGATTAGGGTTTGGGAGGTGGAGCGGGGCGAGGAGCTGTACACTTTCTGGGAGAACGTGGGGGCGGTCAACGCTTTTGTCTGCGACGAACGACATGTCGCGGCGTGGGGTAGTGATGCGACACTGCACCTGTGGGACTTTGGTGGTCAGGAGTAG
- the LOC133725883 gene encoding uncharacterized protein LOC133725883, with product MVGLSIGEKYFIQGGIAQDLRTDGRKRLTPRPIFVETGVISQSNGSARVRIGATEVIASVKAELGRPSALHPDKGKVSINVDCSPTAAPMFEGRGGEELSAELSVALQRCLLGGKSGSGAGIDLSSLAIVEGKICWDLYIEGLVVSSDGNLLDALGAAIKAALSNTGIPRVNVAAGASGDEQPEVDVSDEEFLQFDTSKVPVIVTLTKVGRHYIVDATSEEESQMSSAVSISVNRQGNICGLTKRGGAGLDPSVILDMISVAQSVSERLINTLDSQIAAAEAGEDEL from the exons ATGGTGGGATTATCTATAGGAGAGAAGTATTTCATACAGGGTGGCATTGCTCAGGACCTTCGCACTGATGGTCGGAAAAGATTGACGCCTAGACCCATCTTTGTTGAAACTGGAGTCATTTCCCAG TCAAATGGTTCAGCAAGGGTCAGGATTGGTGCCACAGAAGTCATTGCCAGTGTGAAG GCTGAACTTGGAAGGCCGAGCGCATTGCATCCTGACAAAGGAAAAGTCTCTATAAATGTTGATTGCAGTCCAACTGCAGCACCAATGTTTGAG GGTAGAGGGGGTGAGGAGCTGTCCGCAGAACTCTCAGTTGCTCTTCAGCGTTGTCTATTAGGTGGTAAAAGTGGATCAG GTGCTGGAATTGACCTCTCTTCTCTGGCAATTGTGGAAGGAAAGATTTGTTGGGATCTTTACATTGAAGGCCTTGTTGTTAGTTCAGACGGAAATCTACTAGATGCCCTAGGTGCTGCTATTAAG GCTGCTTTGAGCAATACAGGCATCCCAAGAGTAAATGTTGCAGCTGGTGCATCAGGAGATGAGCAACCAGAGGTTGACGTAAGCGACGAGGAATTTCTGCAATTTGACACATCCAAGGTCCCTGTCATTGTTACATTAACGAAG GTAGGCAGGCACTATATTGTAGATGCCACATCAGAAGAGGAATCCCAAATGAGCTCAGCTGTTTCTATTTCAGTCAACAGGCAAGGGAACATATGTGGGTTGACAAAAAGGGGTGGTGCAGGCCTAGATCCAAGCGTCATTCTTGACATGATATCTGTAGCACAAAGTGTAAGTGAGAGGCTGATAAACACATTGGATTCTCAGATAGCTGCGGCTGAAGCTGGTGAAGATGAGTTGTGA
- the LOC133725882 gene encoding glucose-6-phosphate 1-dehydrogenase, chloroplastic-like isoform X2 produces MAAHLSPCSSSSALFTPSSLKNKTTHFTKFITLIREGHSSRWVSQIRPRNRFQLKSSNGHPLNALSFHGDGNSVGQEQFEPGGKEGTFPVLDSKNVGSKLSITVVGASGDLAKKKIFPALFALYYEDCLPEDFTVFGFARTKMTDEELRNMISRTLTCRIDKRANCEDKMDQFLKRCFYHSGLYNSEQSFAELDIKLKEKEAGRKSNRLFYLSIPPNIFVDVVRCASLRASSENGWTRLIVEKPFGRDSESSAELTRCLKQYLAEDQIFRIDHYLGKELVENLSVLRFSNLVFEPVWSRNYIRNVQLIFSEDFGTEGRGGYFDKYGIIRDIMQNHLLQILALFAMETPVSLDAEDIRNEKVKVLRSMRPLQLEDVVVGQYKGHSKGSKSFPAYIDDPTVPNDSLTPTFAAAALFIDNARWDGVPFLMKAGKALHTKRDQSSI; encoded by the exons ATGGCTGCCCACCTGAGTCCTTGTTCGTCTTCTTCAGCCTTATTCACACCCTCTTCACTCAAGAACAAGACTACCCACTTCACCAAGTTCATCACTTTGATAAGAGAAGGTCATTCCTCCAGATGGGTCTCTCAGATTCGCCCCAGAAATCGGTTTCAGCTCAAATCCTCAAATGGGCATCCACTCAATGCCCTGTCTTTTCATGGCG ATGGAAATTCTGTGGGCCAAGAACAATTTGAGCCTGGTGGCAAAGAGGGTACCTTTCCTGTCTTAGATTCGAAAAATGTGGGATCTAAGTTGAGCATAACTGTTGTTGGTGCTTCTGGAGACCTTGCCAAGAAGAAGATATTCCCAGCACTTTTTGCTCTTTATTATGAAGATTGTCTACCTGAG GATTTTACAGTCTTTGGTTTTGCTCGAACTAAAATGACTGATGAAGAGCTAAGGAACATGATCAGCAGAACCTTGACTTGCAGAATAGATAAGAG GGCAAATTGTGAGGACAAAATGGACCAGTTCTTGAAAAGATGCTTTTACCATTCTGGTCTGTATAATTCTGAGCAGAGTTTTGCAGAATTGGACATCAAGCTGAAAGAGAAGGAG GCTGGAAGAAAGTCAAATAGGCTGTTTTACTTATCAATACCTCCAAACATATTTGTGGATGTGGTGAGATGTGCTAGTCTTAGAGCTTCTTCAGAAAATGGGTGGACCAGGCTCATTGTTGAGAAGCCATTTGGTCGTGACTCTGAATCATCTGCGGAGCTAACCAGATGTTTAAAGCAGTACCTTGCTGAAGACCAGATATTTAG GATTGACCATTACTTGGGGAAGGAGCTTGTCGAGAATCTATCAGTGCTTCGCTTCTCAAATCTTGTTTTTGAGCCTGTCTGGTCACGTAACTACATTCGCAATGTGCAACTGATCTTTTCTGAAGATTTTGGCACAGAGGGAAGAGGGGG ATATTTTGATAAGTACGGAATCATACGGGACATAATGCAAAATCATCTTCTGCAAATACTAGCACTGTTTGCGATGGAAACACCGGTCAGCTTAGATGCTGAGGACATCAGGAATGAAAAG GTAAAGGTTCTAAGATCAATGAGGCCACTGCAGCTTGAAGATGTAGTTGTTGGCCAGTATAAGGGCCACAGCAAGGGCAGTAAATCTTTTCCTGCTTATATAGATGACCCAACTGTGCCAAACGACAGTCTCACCCCTACATTTGCAGCAGCAGCTCTCTTTATTGATAATGCCAGATGGGATGGAGTTCCTTTCCTGATGAAAGCAGGAAAGGCCCTCCATACCAAGCG AGATCAGAGTTCAATTTAG